The genomic DNA TGTTATTTCTATTTCTGGAATAATTTCCCCGTCTCGATGAAGAACGATTGTCATTTCTTTTTCTGGAATCGTCATTTGCATCATCAGAGTTATCAGAGCCGGATTCAACAGGCTGCTGTTTTTCTCTATCATCGGCAGACGACTCTGCGGGATTCTCATCAACCGGCTCTTCCGCAGCGGCTTTTTTAACAGTGCGCTTGCGTTTGGCAACAGGCTTCGCCGGTTCTGAATCTTCAGTATTATCAGAAACGGAGTCGTCTCCACTTGTCTCATCGTTCTCTGTTTCAGTCTTTTTGGATTTAACTCTAACCGCTCTTTTACGCTTGGGTTTGACGACTTCTTCCTGAGCCGTTTCGACTTCGAGATCAAGTTCCGGTTGAGACGAATCTGAAATTTCAGCCGTGTTTTCTTCAACTAAAGGAGACTGATTCTTACGAATAATAGCCATGATTTCTCCAAATTATTTTCTATGTATATATAAAATATTGATTATTTTTTAGTAAATGATGTGAACCGGTATGCGGGAAGCACAAAAGAAATTCATTATTACTTAATTCAATATATTGATTCATTTATTAACTGTCAATAGTCAATATGCGAAATCAAATCAATAAGCATGGAGATAGCCTGCTTTGCAGTCTCACCTCTTATTGCGGCTCTATCGCCCTCGAAATGATAAATCCGGCTCAGGACCGTCCCCTTTTTTAAGGCGACACCTATCCAGACCGTTCCTACAGGCTTCTCAGCCGTTCCTCCGCCGGGACCGGCGATTCCCGAGACAGCTAGGGAACAATCAGCAGTGCTGCGCTTCAGCGCACCTTCAGCCATTGCCCTGACGGTTTCATCGGAAACAGCGCCGAAATGCTCCAGAGTCTCAGCCGGGACTCCAATCAGTTTCTCTTTGGAATCATTGGAATAGGTGATAAAACCACCCCAGAAAACTTCGGAACT from Spirochaeta isovalerica includes the following:
- a CDS encoding nicotinamide-nucleotide amidohydrolase family protein, producing the protein MSDLSVSAKSLYHLLLERHMTMTAAESCTGGLIAKIMTDMAGSSEVFWGGFITYSNDSKEKLIGVPAETLEHFGAVSDETVRAMAEGALKRSTADCSLAVSGIAGPGGGTAEKPVGTVWIGVALKKGTVLSRIYHFEGDRAAIRGETAKQAISMLIDLISHIDY